A region of Thermobifida halotolerans DNA encodes the following proteins:
- a CDS encoding DUF1707 SHOCT-like domain-containing protein — protein sequence MDPEHLRASDSDRERGAERLRDALAEGRLDHDELEERLDRVYRAKTVGELAEVTRDLPPPIGRETAGAGPVGLSVSSDEARRLAAEGRGRENISAVFGGAERGGRWLVEPHTSVSTLCGGVELDLREAVLSQREVVIQCAVVLGGLSITVPYGVRVTSAANAILGGVDLSGVDSSAEPNAPTIRLTGTCLLGGIEVRTKALKRKRGR from the coding sequence ATGGACCCGGAGCACCTGCGCGCGTCGGACTCCGACCGCGAACGCGGCGCCGAGCGACTCCGCGACGCACTCGCCGAAGGCCGACTCGACCACGACGAACTGGAGGAGCGCCTGGACCGGGTGTACCGGGCCAAGACCGTGGGCGAACTGGCCGAGGTCACCCGCGACCTTCCGCCGCCCATCGGCCGGGAGACGGCGGGCGCGGGGCCGGTGGGCCTGTCGGTGTCCTCCGACGAGGCGCGTCGGCTGGCGGCCGAGGGGCGGGGGCGGGAGAACATCTCCGCGGTGTTCGGCGGGGCCGAGCGCGGAGGACGCTGGCTGGTCGAACCGCACACGAGTGTGTCCACGCTGTGCGGCGGGGTGGAACTCGACCTGCGCGAGGCGGTGTTGTCGCAGCGCGAGGTCGTCATCCAGTGCGCGGTGGTCCTCGGCGGCCTGTCGATCACGGTGCCGTACGGGGTGCGCGTGACCAGCGCGGCCAACGCCATCCTGGGCGGGGTCGACCTGAGCGGGGTCGACAGCTCCGCCGAGCCGAACGCTCCCACGATCCGCCTCACCGGTACCTGCCTGCTCGGCGGCATCGAGGTGAGGACCAAGGCGCTCAAGAGGAAGCGCGGACGCTGA
- a CDS encoding DUF1707 SHOCT-like domain-containing protein, translated as MANILNHSQSAGPGPLRASDADRDRVARVLADALADGRLTQEEHSERLEAVYAAKTLGELAPLTLDLEAAPVTAAGDSTVQPHPSAEGVENIVAVFAHADRGGRWLVEPRTNTSTLFGSVSLELREAVLSQREVVIQCGLLFGSLELTVPPGVRVVNQVTPVFGDVSLKRADSAVPADAPTVRLTGTAIFSTVSVRTRARKEKKSKKSAWFC; from the coding sequence ATGGCGAACATCCTGAACCACTCGCAGTCCGCGGGGCCGGGCCCCCTGCGCGCCTCCGACGCCGACCGCGACCGCGTCGCCCGGGTCCTCGCCGACGCCCTGGCCGACGGCCGACTGACCCAGGAGGAGCACTCCGAGCGTCTGGAGGCCGTCTACGCCGCCAAGACGCTGGGAGAACTCGCGCCGCTCACCCTCGACCTGGAGGCCGCCCCGGTCACCGCGGCCGGGGACTCGACCGTACAGCCGCACCCCTCCGCCGAGGGCGTGGAGAACATCGTCGCGGTGTTCGCCCACGCCGACCGGGGCGGGCGCTGGCTGGTGGAGCCGCGCACCAACACCTCCACCCTGTTCGGCTCCGTGTCGCTGGAGCTGCGCGAGGCGGTGCTGTCCCAGCGCGAGGTCGTCATCCAGTGCGGCCTGCTCTTCGGCTCCCTGGAGCTGACCGTGCCTCCGGGAGTGCGGGTCGTCAACCAGGTCACGCCGGTCTTCGGTGACGTCAGCCTCAAGAGGGCCGACTCGGCGGTCCCCGCGGACGCCCCCACCGTCCGCCTGACGGGAACCGCGATCTTCAGCACGGTCAGCGTCAGGACCCGGGCTCGGAAGGAGAAGAAGTCGAAGAAGTCCGCCTGGTTCTGCTGA
- a CDS encoding ABC transporter ATP-binding protein has translation MNGHVLRMSGVGVRRDRTELLDGVDWTVEEDERWVVVGPNGAGKTTLLRIAATQLHPSRGAVHVLGERLGGGDVFELRPLVGFASSAVAAQIEDDWIVRDLIVSAAYGYLGSGREEYGAPDHARARALLGRWGVLRLEDRAFGTLSEGERKRVLIARAMMADPELLLLDEPAAGLDLGGREDLVRRLGTLARDDAAPTMVVVTHHVEEIPAGFTHGLLLRAGKVVASGPLEQVMTADNLSRTFDIELKVERDGERWTARAA, from the coding sequence ATGAACGGGCACGTGCTGCGGATGAGCGGTGTCGGAGTGCGCCGAGACCGGACCGAGCTGCTGGACGGGGTGGACTGGACCGTCGAGGAGGACGAACGCTGGGTGGTCGTGGGGCCCAACGGGGCGGGCAAGACCACGCTGCTGCGGATCGCCGCCACCCAGCTCCACCCGAGCAGGGGGGCGGTCCACGTCCTGGGGGAGCGGCTGGGCGGCGGCGACGTGTTCGAACTGCGTCCGCTGGTCGGTTTCGCCAGCTCCGCGGTGGCCGCGCAGATCGAGGACGACTGGATCGTCCGTGACCTGATCGTCAGTGCCGCCTACGGCTACCTCGGCAGCGGCAGGGAGGAGTACGGCGCTCCCGACCACGCGCGGGCCCGCGCGCTGCTGGGCCGATGGGGGGTGCTGCGGTTGGAGGACCGCGCGTTCGGCACGCTCTCGGAGGGGGAGCGCAAGCGGGTGCTGATCGCGCGCGCCATGATGGCGGACCCGGAACTGCTGCTGCTGGACGAACCCGCCGCGGGGCTCGACCTGGGCGGCCGGGAGGACCTGGTGCGTCGGCTCGGCACCCTGGCCCGGGACGACGCCGCGCCCACGATGGTGGTCGTCACCCACCACGTGGAGGAGATCCCCGCGGGCTTCACCCACGGCCTGCTGCTGCGTGCCGGAAAGGTCGTGGCCTCGGGGCCGCTGGAGCAGGTGATGACCGCGGACAACCTCAGCCGGACCTTCGACATCGAACTCAAGGTGGAACGCGACGGGGAGCGCTGGACCGCCCGAGCGGCCTGA
- a CDS encoding sulfite exporter TauE/SafE family protein, producing the protein MDVWQALAVLAAGAGAGTINTLVGSGTLFTFPVLLACGVPPVTAAISNSIGLTPGAVAGAIGYRRELAGQRTRLLRFGVMSFLGAITGGTLLLNLPEKVFTSVVPVLILLACLLIVFQPRINAWARGRRAARPNGGPLLPFGVYGAGVYGGYFTAAQGVVLISLLGSSLDEDIQRVNALKNVLASIVNASVATFYILFAEPYWPAAALIAGGSVIGGYLGARFGRRLRPTALRALVVLIGLTAAVQLVLR; encoded by the coding sequence ATGGACGTGTGGCAGGCACTCGCCGTCCTCGCGGCGGGGGCCGGGGCGGGAACCATCAACACGCTGGTCGGCTCCGGCACGCTGTTCACCTTCCCGGTCCTGCTGGCCTGCGGCGTCCCACCGGTGACGGCCGCGATCTCCAACAGCATCGGGCTGACGCCGGGCGCCGTCGCCGGTGCCATCGGCTACCGCAGGGAACTCGCCGGACAGCGGACCCGGCTGCTGCGCTTCGGCGTGATGTCCTTCCTGGGCGCGATCACCGGCGGAACCCTGCTGCTCAACCTGCCCGAGAAGGTGTTCACGTCGGTCGTGCCGGTCCTCATCCTGCTGGCCTGCCTGCTCATCGTCTTCCAACCCCGGATCAACGCGTGGGCGCGCGGGCGCCGCGCCGCGCGCCCGAACGGCGGTCCCCTGCTGCCGTTCGGGGTCTACGGCGCGGGGGTGTACGGCGGCTACTTCACCGCGGCGCAGGGTGTTGTCCTGATCAGCCTGCTCGGCAGTTCCCTCGACGAGGACATCCAGCGCGTCAACGCCCTGAAGAACGTGCTGGCCTCGATCGTCAACGCCTCCGTGGCCACCTTCTACATCCTCTTCGCGGAGCCGTACTGGCCGGCCGCGGCCCTGATCGCCGGTGGCTCGGTCATCGGCGGCTACCTGGGGGCGCGTTTCGGACGCAGACTCAGGCCGACCGCGCTGCGCGCCCTGGTCGTGCTGATCGGCCTCACCGCAGCGGTCCAGTTGGTGCTGCGGTGA
- a CDS encoding HD domain-containing protein translates to MTEPAPVFTSGIDHERLTSQLRFVLEVDKLKRVLRRSLLVDGARRENSAEHSWHVAVLARVFAEYAPEGTDIERVVNMLLLHDIVEIDAGDTFVYDSAAVDSQAERESAAADRIFALLPEDQAVWARKLWDEFEERRTPESRFARAVDRLSPLLANWHTEGTLWQQFRVSKSDVLKNVKLIAEGSEALGAYALALIDDAERRGYLSRG, encoded by the coding sequence GTGACCGAGCCGGCGCCGGTTTTCACCAGCGGAATCGACCATGAACGGCTCACTTCCCAACTCCGGTTCGTTCTGGAGGTCGACAAACTCAAGCGCGTCCTGCGTCGTTCCCTGCTCGTCGACGGCGCCCGCCGGGAGAACTCCGCCGAGCACTCCTGGCACGTGGCGGTACTCGCGCGGGTGTTCGCCGAGTACGCCCCCGAGGGCACCGACATCGAGCGTGTGGTGAACATGCTGCTGCTGCACGACATCGTCGAGATCGACGCCGGAGACACGTTCGTCTACGACTCCGCCGCGGTCGACTCCCAGGCGGAGCGGGAGAGCGCCGCCGCGGACCGCATCTTCGCCCTGCTGCCCGAGGACCAGGCCGTCTGGGCGCGGAAGCTGTGGGACGAGTTCGAGGAACGCAGGACCCCCGAGTCGCGTTTCGCCAGGGCCGTCGACCGGCTCTCGCCGCTGCTCGCCAACTGGCACACCGAGGGCACCCTGTGGCAGCAGTTCCGGGTCTCCAAGAGCGATGTGCTGAAGAACGTGAAACTCATCGCCGAGGGCTCCGAAGCCCTGGGTGCCTACGCACTGGCGCTGATCGACGACGCGGAACGGCGCGGATACCTCAGTCGGGGCTGA
- a CDS encoding FAD-dependent oxidoreductase, with the protein MNGGPRLVAIGGDAAGMSAASQARRIGPGELEILAVERGPVTSYAACGLPYLVAKTVPSPEDLIVRDPKTFEQDFAIRVHTRTEATDIDLQGQRVHTVDASGREREEPYDFLMIATGGVPRRPELPGDRAEGIFGVQTLEDGVRLRDYLDEHRPRHAVVVGAGYIGLEMAEAFLTRKIEVTVLEAGPEPMGTLDEEMGALVRETMVCMGADFRPWTRAIGFETDRGRVSAVVTEDSSYPAEVVVLGLGARPNSDLARSAGLRIGPTGGIAVDRRMRTSQENVWAAGDCVETFHRVSREPVAIALGTHANRQGRVAGTNIGGGYASFGGVVGTAVTRICGLEVGRTGLNEAEARAAGFEFESVTVDSTTRAGYFPGARPITVRLLAERRTGRLLGGQIVGGEGAAKRVDVLATALWNEMGVEEVAGMDLSYAPPFSPTWDPVLIAARRLAERAY; encoded by the coding sequence GTGAACGGCGGACCACGGCTGGTTGCCATCGGCGGAGACGCCGCGGGGATGAGCGCGGCCTCGCAGGCCCGCCGCATCGGCCCCGGGGAGTTGGAGATCCTCGCCGTGGAGCGTGGACCCGTCACCTCCTATGCGGCGTGCGGTCTTCCCTATCTGGTCGCGAAGACTGTACCGAGTCCGGAGGACCTGATCGTCCGCGACCCGAAGACCTTCGAACAGGACTTCGCGATCCGGGTACACACCCGGACCGAGGCGACCGACATCGACCTCCAGGGACAGCGGGTCCACACGGTCGACGCCTCGGGACGGGAGCGTGAGGAACCTTACGATTTCCTCATGATCGCCACCGGGGGTGTGCCGCGCCGCCCGGAACTGCCGGGAGACCGCGCCGAGGGGATCTTCGGCGTGCAGACCCTCGAGGACGGGGTCAGGCTCCGCGACTACCTGGACGAGCACCGTCCGCGGCACGCCGTGGTCGTGGGGGCCGGATACATCGGTCTGGAGATGGCCGAGGCATTCCTGACCAGGAAAATCGAGGTCACCGTACTGGAGGCGGGCCCCGAACCGATGGGCACCCTCGACGAGGAGATGGGCGCACTGGTCCGCGAGACGATGGTCTGCATGGGGGCGGACTTCCGTCCGTGGACGCGGGCGATCGGCTTCGAGACCGACCGGGGGCGGGTGAGCGCGGTGGTGACCGAGGACTCCTCCTACCCGGCGGAGGTCGTGGTGCTGGGCCTGGGGGCTCGCCCCAACAGCGACCTCGCCCGGTCGGCCGGACTGCGGATCGGGCCGACCGGCGGGATCGCGGTGGACCGGCGTATGCGGACGTCGCAGGAGAACGTCTGGGCGGCCGGGGACTGCGTCGAGACCTTCCACCGGGTCTCGCGCGAGCCGGTGGCGATCGCGCTGGGAACGCACGCCAACAGGCAGGGCCGGGTCGCGGGCACCAACATCGGTGGCGGATACGCGAGCTTCGGCGGGGTCGTGGGCACCGCCGTCACCAGGATCTGCGGCCTGGAGGTGGGACGTACCGGCCTGAACGAGGCCGAGGCCCGGGCCGCCGGTTTCGAGTTCGAGTCGGTGACCGTGGACTCCACCACCCGCGCGGGGTACTTCCCGGGGGCACGTCCGATCACCGTGAGACTGCTCGCCGAACGGCGGACCGGTCGCCTGCTGGGCGGTCAGATCGTCGGCGGCGAGGGCGCCGCCAAACGGGTGGACGTGCTGGCCACCGCGCTGTGGAACGAGATGGGGGTGGAGGAGGTCGCCGGAATGGACCTCTCCTACGCCCCGCCGTTCTCCCCGACGTGGGACCCGGTGCTCATCGCCGCGCGCAGACTCGCCGAACGCGCCTACTGA
- a CDS encoding alpha/beta hydrolase family protein, which yields MVANGTLTEPLTGTAAGVPYLAVPPPDPDRSAPMVIGLHAFEPPRSEAALAGTLPLLGLPVWRFYLGLPLFGHRLPEGGVPEVNRLGQTDYLIQLYGPVVEQAAAELPRVVAELRRSFPVSEAPAGLMGVGAGGAAVFLALAEGDLPVGAVGVVNPVIDPAQVLAARERHLGITYHWSDKSREIATWLDFTERAEELASRDPQPPMLIVNGEHDEIIRPGHGRLLHDALASRHLPHTLRHIVVPDLAHALGPEPGLDPGPPTPGTVLADRALAEWFHAHLLSGAETTVRL from the coding sequence GTGGTAGCCAACGGCACACTCACCGAACCATTGACCGGAACCGCCGCAGGGGTTCCCTATCTCGCGGTCCCGCCGCCCGACCCCGACCGGTCCGCGCCGATGGTCATCGGCCTGCACGCCTTCGAGCCGCCGCGCAGCGAGGCGGCCCTCGCCGGAACCCTGCCGCTGCTCGGGCTGCCCGTCTGGCGGTTCTACCTCGGGCTTCCGCTCTTCGGGCACCGGCTTCCCGAAGGCGGCGTCCCCGAGGTGAACCGGTTGGGGCAGACCGACTACCTGATCCAGTTGTACGGCCCCGTCGTGGAGCAGGCCGCGGCCGAACTGCCCCGGGTCGTCGCCGAACTGCGGCGCTCCTTCCCGGTCTCCGAGGCCCCCGCCGGTCTGATGGGCGTCGGCGCGGGCGGAGCCGCGGTGTTCCTCGCGCTCGCCGAGGGCGACCTTCCCGTCGGCGCGGTGGGCGTGGTCAACCCCGTCATCGACCCGGCGCAGGTGCTCGCGGCCCGGGAACGCCACCTCGGCATCACCTACCACTGGAGCGACAAGTCCCGCGAGATCGCCACGTGGCTGGACTTCACCGAACGGGCCGAGGAGCTGGCCTCCCGCGATCCGCAGCCCCCGATGCTCATCGTCAACGGCGAGCACGACGAGATCATCCGCCCCGGCCACGGCCGCCTGCTGCACGACGCCCTGGCCTCCCGTCACCTTCCGCACACCCTGCGGCACATCGTGGTCCCCGACCTCGCCCACGCGTTGGGCCCCGAACCCGGCCTGGACCCGGGGCCGCCCACTCCCGGCACCGTGCTCGCCGACCGCGCCCTCGCCGAGTGGTTCCACGCCCACCTGCTCTCCGGAGCCGAGACCACCGTCCGCCTGTGA
- a CDS encoding TetR/AcrR family transcriptional regulator, with the protein MARVQRMLDACAELLDEGGYAELTTTKIAERAGVAIGSVYQFFPDKRAVTQALGLRYLDVFSMRVANRIAEQDFDHWTETVDAIIDEYITMHRDEPGFRSLHFGDAVDTRLLDSTRENNRVIATRLRDLLISVAGAAGGEKLDLAAVVAVEAADAVLKLAFRDDPEGDPRLVSSTKLLVRGYLEQLFRAERGTRQSLRQSEESDKIPLK; encoded by the coding sequence ATGGCGCGGGTGCAGCGGATGCTGGACGCCTGCGCGGAACTCCTCGACGAGGGCGGCTACGCCGAACTGACCACGACCAAGATCGCCGAACGCGCCGGGGTCGCGATCGGCTCGGTCTACCAGTTCTTCCCGGACAAGCGGGCCGTCACCCAGGCGCTGGGGCTGCGTTATCTGGACGTCTTCAGCATGCGGGTCGCCAATCGGATCGCGGAACAGGATTTCGACCACTGGACCGAGACCGTCGACGCGATCATCGACGAGTACATCACCATGCACCGCGACGAACCGGGCTTCCGCAGCCTGCACTTTGGCGACGCGGTCGACACCCGACTCCTCGACTCCACCCGCGAGAACAACAGGGTTATCGCGACACGCCTACGCGACCTGCTGATTTCCGTTGCCGGAGCGGCCGGAGGTGAGAAGCTTGACCTCGCGGCCGTCGTTGCGGTCGAGGCCGCCGACGCGGTACTCAAGTTGGCTTTCCGCGACGACCCCGAAGGTGATCCTCGTCTCGTCTCCTCGACCAAGCTGCTGGTCCGCGGATACCTGGAGCAGCTTTTCCGCGCAGAACGGGGAACTCGTCAGAGTCTGCGACAGAGCGAGGAATCCGACAAAATACCGCTAAAATGA
- the add gene encoding adenosine deaminase, translated as MDNPSVPRAAVERFIQDLPKVELHVHLEGSMRPPVFLRLAEKHGVPGLPRSPEEVAAYYEFRDFAHFIEIYIASVRVLRDEEDFALLTADVAERLAAQNVRYAELHISLYNHLVRGIPASVVFAGVEHGRREAERAHGIGLRWIPDFPGDYGVEAGERTLDAVLADGPPSVVGFGVGGMEVDRTPFRGVYDRARAAGLHSLPHAGETGGPQSVWTAVELLGAERIGHGIDSVKDPRLVDLLCERRIPLDVSPTSNVCTRAVADIVEHPLPRMLKTGLTVTLNSDDPPMFGTDLVNEYRTAHALGLDLADLALLAGNGVAASYLDAAAKRELTAEIESVLAAALDPR; from the coding sequence ATGGACAACCCCAGCGTCCCCCGCGCCGCGGTCGAGAGGTTCATCCAGGACCTGCCCAAGGTGGAACTCCACGTCCACCTGGAGGGCTCGATGCGTCCCCCCGTCTTCCTGCGGCTCGCCGAGAAGCACGGCGTCCCCGGACTGCCGAGGTCACCCGAGGAGGTGGCGGCCTACTACGAGTTCCGGGACTTCGCCCACTTCATCGAGATCTACATCGCCTCGGTCCGGGTGCTGCGCGACGAGGAGGACTTCGCGCTGCTGACCGCGGACGTGGCCGAGCGGCTCGCCGCCCAGAACGTCCGCTACGCCGAGCTGCACATCAGCCTCTACAACCATCTGGTCCGCGGCATCCCCGCGTCCGTGGTCTTCGCCGGAGTGGAGCACGGGAGGCGCGAGGCCGAACGCGCGCACGGCATCGGGCTGCGGTGGATTCCCGACTTCCCCGGCGACTACGGGGTGGAGGCGGGAGAGCGGACGCTGGACGCGGTGCTCGCCGACGGTCCCCCCAGTGTCGTGGGGTTCGGCGTGGGCGGAATGGAGGTGGACCGGACGCCCTTCAGGGGCGTCTACGACCGGGCCCGGGCCGCCGGACTGCACAGCCTGCCGCACGCGGGGGAGACCGGCGGACCGCAGAGCGTGTGGACCGCGGTCGAGCTGCTGGGCGCCGAGCGCATCGGGCACGGGATCGACAGCGTGAAGGATCCGCGCCTGGTCGACCTCCTGTGCGAGAGGCGCATCCCGTTGGACGTGTCCCCCACGTCCAACGTGTGCACCAGAGCCGTCGCCGACATCGTGGAGCACCCGCTGCCGCGCATGCTGAAGACGGGGTTGACGGTCACGTTGAACTCCGACGACCCGCCCATGTTCGGCACCGACCTGGTGAACGAGTACCGGACCGCGCACGCCCTCGGACTGGACCTGGCGGACCTGGCGCTGCTGGCGGGCAACGGCGTCGCGGCCTCGTACCTCGACGCCGCGGCCAAGCGCGAGTTGACCGCGGAGATCGAGTCGGTGCTGGCGGCGGCCCTGGACCCGAGATGA
- a CDS encoding CapA family protein, which yields MTPLSQTPRPYGRPLRLGSLLLATALLATACGSGDEAPAAAADPPDAAEPTPSASPEPSQEPYTVAIGGDVMFEGMLRQRLDSDPATALGPVSEVFQEADVSVVNLETAVTDGGTPAPGKQFVFRAPATAFTALESAGVDVATVANNHGMDYGTDGLIDTLDNAEAADFPVIGAGRDLSEAYEPEFFEVNGNTLAIIGATDVLDDHLISEWTAGEGKPGLASTKGEMLTHAIQAVEDAGSRADAVIVFLHWGLEGDHCPLPHAPGLAQQLIDAGATAVVGGHAHVVSPGGYMGDAYVHYGLGNFVFYNFSGPTAETGVLRLTLQGDKILDDEWLPGQIQGGIPILHEDESAVSQGVASFEGYREQCGGTNLTAEPGEPAV from the coding sequence GTGACCCCGCTTTCCCAGACGCCACGCCCCTACGGTCGTCCGCTCCGCCTCGGCTCGCTGCTGCTGGCCACGGCTCTGCTCGCCACAGCCTGCGGTTCGGGCGACGAGGCCCCCGCAGCCGCCGCGGACCCACCCGATGCCGCGGAGCCCACGCCGTCCGCCTCTCCCGAGCCCTCCCAGGAGCCGTACACCGTCGCCATCGGCGGTGACGTCATGTTCGAGGGGATGCTCCGGCAGCGCCTGGACTCCGACCCGGCCACCGCCCTGGGACCGGTCTCCGAGGTCTTCCAGGAGGCTGACGTCAGCGTGGTCAACCTGGAGACCGCCGTCACCGACGGCGGCACCCCCGCACCGGGCAAGCAGTTCGTCTTCCGCGCCCCCGCCACGGCCTTCACCGCACTGGAGTCGGCCGGCGTCGACGTGGCGACCGTGGCCAACAACCACGGCATGGACTACGGCACCGACGGCCTGATCGACACCCTCGACAACGCCGAGGCCGCGGACTTCCCGGTGATCGGGGCGGGACGGGACCTCAGCGAGGCCTACGAACCCGAGTTCTTCGAGGTCAACGGGAACACCCTGGCCATCATCGGCGCCACCGACGTGCTGGACGACCACCTGATCTCCGAGTGGACCGCGGGCGAGGGCAAGCCGGGTCTGGCCTCCACCAAGGGCGAGATGCTCACCCACGCCATCCAGGCCGTCGAGGACGCCGGCTCCCGGGCCGACGCCGTCATCGTGTTCCTGCACTGGGGCCTGGAGGGCGACCACTGCCCGCTGCCGCACGCCCCCGGGCTCGCCCAGCAGCTCATCGACGCGGGAGCCACCGCCGTGGTGGGCGGGCACGCGCACGTGGTCAGCCCCGGTGGCTACATGGGCGACGCCTACGTGCACTACGGACTCGGCAACTTCGTCTTCTACAACTTCAGCGGCCCCACCGCCGAGACGGGTGTGCTGCGGCTCACCCTCCAGGGTGACAAGATCCTCGACGACGAGTGGCTGCCCGGCCAGATCCAGGGCGGCATCCCGATCCTGCACGAGGACGAGTCCGCCGTCTCCCAGGGAGTGGCGAGCTTCGAGGGCTACCGGGAGCAGTGCGGCGGGACCAATCTGACCGCCGAGCCGGGCGAACCGGCCGTCTGA
- a CDS encoding Fur family transcriptional regulator: MDDVAALRAAGLRVTASRLAILDAVRQGDHLDADRVARAVRGRVGHVSTQAVYDSLHALTAAGLLRRIEPAGSPARYETRVGDNHHHLVCRDCGEVTDIDCVVGEAPCLLPSQTHGYALDEAEVVFWGICPTCQAGERTR, translated from the coding sequence ATGGACGACGTCGCTGCCCTCCGCGCGGCCGGGCTGCGGGTGACCGCCTCCCGCCTGGCGATACTCGACGCGGTCCGTCAGGGAGACCACCTGGACGCCGACCGTGTGGCGCGTGCTGTCCGGGGCCGGGTCGGACACGTGTCGACCCAGGCGGTCTACGACAGCCTGCACGCCCTCACCGCCGCCGGACTGCTTCGTCGCATCGAACCCGCGGGTTCCCCCGCCCGGTACGAGACCCGCGTGGGGGACAACCACCACCACCTGGTCTGCCGCGACTGCGGTGAGGTGACCGACATCGACTGCGTGGTCGGGGAGGCCCCGTGTCTGCTGCCCTCGCAGACGCACGGCTACGCCCTCGACGAGGCAGAGGTGGTGTTCTGGGGGATCTGCCCCACGTGCCAGGCGGGGGAGCGGACTCGATGA
- a CDS encoding catalase — MVAYSTDDAGIPAPHDGLSQSVGPNGPLLLQDHFLIQKMAHFNRERVPERVVHAKGGGAFGELEITEDVSQYTRADLFQKGRKTPLLLRFSTVAGELGSADTARDPRGFALKFYTEQGNYDIVGNNTPIFFIRDPSKFSDFIHSQKRRADNQLRDNNMQWDFWTLNPESAHQVSFLMTDRGTPKTWRHMHGFGSHTFMWYNANGEKFWVKYHFKTEQGIENLTAAEAKAMEAEDPDAHRRDLWESIKRGDYPAWTVNVQIMPFEEAADYRFNPFDLTKVWPHSDYPEITIGRFVLNRNPENYFAEIEQAAFEPSNLVPGVAGSPDKMLQGRLFSYPDTHRYRIGPNYLQLPVNRPKSPVRSYNYDGPMAYYNNPDPVYAPNTAGGPEAQPDLFKGEEYHVAGEIVRSAYTLHKEDDDFGQARTLWEKVLSDTDRANMVDNIVGHASAPEVTDDMKKRVVEYWTNIHPDLGGGVAKGLGVQQA; from the coding sequence TTGGTCGCTTACAGCACCGATGACGCCGGTATCCCGGCCCCGCACGACGGCCTCTCGCAGTCGGTCGGCCCCAACGGCCCCCTGCTGCTCCAGGACCACTTCCTGATCCAGAAGATGGCCCACTTCAACCGTGAGCGCGTGCCCGAGCGCGTGGTGCACGCCAAGGGCGGCGGAGCCTTCGGTGAGCTGGAGATCACCGAGGACGTCAGCCAGTACACGCGGGCCGACCTGTTCCAGAAGGGCAGGAAGACCCCGCTGCTCCTCCGCTTCTCGACCGTCGCCGGCGAGCTGGGCAGCGCCGACACCGCTCGCGACCCGCGCGGCTTCGCCCTGAAGTTCTACACCGAGCAGGGCAACTACGACATCGTCGGCAACAACACGCCGATCTTCTTCATCCGGGATCCCTCGAAGTTCTCCGACTTCATCCACTCGCAGAAGCGGCGCGCCGACAACCAGCTGCGCGACAACAACATGCAGTGGGACTTCTGGACGCTCAACCCCGAGTCGGCGCACCAGGTCTCCTTCCTGATGACCGACCGCGGCACCCCGAAGACCTGGCGCCACATGCACGGCTTCGGCAGCCACACCTTCATGTGGTACAACGCCAACGGTGAGAAGTTCTGGGTGAAGTACCACTTCAAGACCGAGCAGGGCATCGAGAACCTGACCGCCGCCGAGGCCAAGGCGATGGAGGCCGAGGACCCCGACGCGCACCGCCGTGACCTGTGGGAGAGCATCAAGAGGGGTGACTACCCCGCCTGGACGGTCAACGTCCAGATCATGCCCTTCGAGGAGGCCGCCGACTACCGGTTCAACCCGTTCGACCTCACCAAGGTGTGGCCGCACAGCGACTACCCGGAGATCACCATCGGCCGGTTCGTCCTCAACCGGAACCCGGAGAACTACTTCGCCGAGATCGAGCAGGCGGCGTTCGAGCCCTCCAACCTGGTTCCGGGTGTGGCCGGCAGCCCCGACAAGATGCTGCAGGGGCGGCTGTTCTCCTACCCGGACACCCACCGCTACCGGATCGGTCCCAACTACCTGCAGTTGCCGGTCAACCGGCCGAAGTCGCCGGTCCGCAGCTACAACTACGACGGGCCGATGGCGTACTACAACAACCCCGACCCGGTGTACGCGCCGAACACCGCGGGCGGCCCCGAGGCCCAGCCCGACCTGTTCAAGGGCGAGGAGTACCACGTGGCGGGTGAGATCGTCCGCTCCGCCTACACCCTCCACAAGGAGGACGACGACTTCGGCCAGGCGCGCACGCTGTGGGAGAAGGTCCTCTCCGACACCGACCGCGCCAACATGGTGGACAACATCGTCGGCCACGCCTCGGCGCCCGAGGTCACCGACGACATGAAGAAGCGCGTCGTCGAGTACTGGACCAACATCCACCCGGACCTGGGCGGCGGCGTCGCCAAGGGACTGGGAGTCCAGCAGGCCTAG